The sequence below is a genomic window from Streptomyces sp. V1I1.
CTCCAAGTACCAGCTCGGCCCGCACCTGGTGCAGCTGGGCAACGCCTACTTGGACACCCAGGAGCTGCGGACCCGCTCGCTGACCTGGGCGGACCAGCTCGCCACCCGGGCGAACGAGGCGGTGTGGGTGGCCGTGCTCACCGGCGACCATGTCCTTGTGGTGCACCACGCCTTCCGGCCGGAGGGTGCCGTGCAGATCCTCGAGGTGGGAGCCAGCATCCCGTGGAGCACCTGCGCCCTGGGCAAGGCCATCGTCGCCTTCGCTCCGGCGGCCGAGCGGGAGCGGCTGCTCGCGGGCGACCGGGCAGTGCTCACCGGCGCCAGCATCACCGACCCGGAGGAGCTGGCCGGCCAGCTGAAGGAGATCCCCAGGACGGGGTACGCGATCGAGGACCAGGAGTCCGCCATCGGTGACGCCGGTATCGCATCGCCCGTCTTCGACCGCTCCGGCGAGGTGGTGGGCGCCATCGGCATTGTCGGCCCCGTCGAGCGGCTGCTGGCCGAATCGGCACGTCAGGAGCTCGCGGTCGCGGTCCGGGAGACCGCCCGCAACCTCTCCCGTGACCTGGGTGCCCCTCGGGGGACCGCCCGCATGCCCGGCCCCTGACCCGCCCGCCCCGCGATCACCAGCCTTGCGGGCACCTGACCTGCACACTCCGCATCCACCTGCAACTCGGCGGCGGCGCCTCCGACCCCGCCACCTGCCGCTCTGCCCAGGCCCCTCGGCGCATCGCCGTGGGGCCTTTCCCGTGCCCGTAGTGCCCGATAGTGGCCGAACCTCTTGACAGGTCTGAAACGCGGGCTTAACTTCCGGAACAACGTTCATCCATAGTGAACGTCTTGCCGGATTCCGCTGGTTGTCCGGTTCCCCTGAGCCGGCCGCCAGGTGCCCGACCCCTGACCACCTGGCGGCCACCTCCCTTCATAGCCCGCTCCACGCGGAGGAGGTGAGACGCCCAAGCTGCCGCTCGGCGCTGGGCGCCATCATGGAAGAAAACTCTTACTCACAGAAGCTTGTGGCCGAGATGCTGGGCACCGCGGTGCTGGTGTTCATCGGTGTCGGTTCGGTCCCCGCCACGCTCATCGTCGGCGGCGACGCCCCGTTCACCATGGCGCAGCTGGGAATGATCTCGCTGGCCTTCGCCACCGCCGTCATCGCCATGGTCTACGCGATCGGCCATATCTCCGGCTGCCAGATCAACCCGGCCATCACCCTGGCGCTCGCCGCCACGAAGAAGATGCCCTGGCGGGATGTCCCCGGCTACATCGCGGCCCAGGTGGCCGGTGCGGTGCTGGGAGCGCTTGCGATCGTCGGCGTGCTGGGGAAGAAGGCGGTCGACGTCGGCCTCGGTATCGCCGCCTACGGCACCGGTGTCGGCGCCGGCCAGGCCTTCTTCGCCGAAGCCATCGGCACGTTCATCCTCGCGTTCATCGTCTTCGGGGCCATCGACCGGCGCGCGGCCGGCGGCTTTGCGGGCCTGGCCATCGGCCTCGGCGTGTTCGCGATCATCATTCCTGTGGCCCCCGCCACCGCGGCGTCCATCAACCCGGCCAGGACGCTCGGCCCGATGATCACCGGCGAGCTCTTCAACGGCACGGTCCACTGGGACCAGTTGCCCGTCTACCTGGCCGCCGAGGTGATCGGCGCCGTCGCCGCCGGCGTCCTCTACACCGCTCTCAACGCCCACCGCAAGGCCGCCGCCGCAACAGCAGCCGAGAACCGGGCCGCCCAGCCCGCCTCTGCCGAAGGAGCCCTGTCATGAAGAAGCTCATCAACGCCCCCGAGGCGGTGCTGGATGAGGCCTTGGCCGGCATCGCCGCCGCCCACCCCGAACTGAAAGTCGACGCGGAGAACAAGGTGATCGCCCGCGCGGACGGCACCAGGACGGGCAAGGTGGCCCTGATCTCCGGCGGTGGTTCCGGGCACGAGCCCCTGCACGGCGGTTTCGTGGGACTGGGCATGCTGGACGCGGCCTGTCCCGGGGAGGTGTTCACCTCGCCCGTACCCGGCCAGATGCTGACCGCCGCGCAGGCCGTCAACGGCGGCGCGGGCGTGCTGTTCATCGTGAAGAACTACACCGGTGACGTCCTCAACTTCCAGATGGCCGCCGAACTGGCCGCCGAGGAAGGCATCACGGTGGAGACCGTGCTGGTCGACGACGACGTGGCGGTCAAGGACTCCACCTGGACCGCGGGGCGCCGGGGCACCGGCGCCACGGTCTTCGTCGAGAAGATCGCCGGCGCTCTCGCCGAGAAGGGCGCCGATCTCGCCGCAGTGGCGGAGATGGGTAAGCGGGTCAACGCCGCCTCCCGGTCTTTCGCTGTGGCGCTGACCGCCTGTACCACCCCCGCTTCGGGCAAGCCGGGCTTCGACCTGCCCGAGGACGAGGTGGAGGTCGGCGTCGGCATCCACGGCGAACCCGGACGCACCAGGGAAAAGCTCCGGCCGGCCAAGGAGATCGTGGCAACTGCCCTGGACGCGATCCTCGCCGACCAGCCGCTCATCGCAGGGGACGAGACCATCGTCATGGTCAACGGCCTGGGCGGCACACCGCTTATCGAGCTGTATGTGGTCTTCAACGACGTCGCGGCCGCCCTGGCGGACAAGGGCATCGTCATGGCCCGCAACCTCGTCGGCAACTACGTCACCAGCCTGGACATGGCCGGTGTTTCCATCACAGTGTGCAAGGCCGACGCCGACATGCTGTCCCTGTGGGACGCACCTGTGAACACCCCAGCCCTGCGCTGGGGCGCCTGAACCGAGCCGGGGGCGGGGCCGCGCGATACGCGAGGGCCGGGCGGGATCCTTCCCGCGCCAGCTCGCCCGGACCGCACCCCCGCATCCGCCCCCGCCCCCGGCTCACCCAACCGTGAACCTGCCACGCACCGACCATGAACGGA
It includes:
- a CDS encoding IclR family transcriptional regulator, with amino-acid sequence MVQAVHRAVQILRELASTGPRLGVTELADRLGVAKPTVHALLRTLEREGLVVQDRDSSKYQLGPHLVQLGNAYLDTQELRTRSLTWADQLATRANEAVWVAVLTGDHVLVVHHAFRPEGAVQILEVGASIPWSTCALGKAIVAFAPAAERERLLAGDRAVLTGASITDPEELAGQLKEIPRTGYAIEDQESAIGDAGIASPVFDRSGEVVGAIGIVGPVERLLAESARQELAVAVRETARNLSRDLGAPRGTARMPGP
- a CDS encoding MIP/aquaporin family protein, whose translation is MEENSYSQKLVAEMLGTAVLVFIGVGSVPATLIVGGDAPFTMAQLGMISLAFATAVIAMVYAIGHISGCQINPAITLALAATKKMPWRDVPGYIAAQVAGAVLGALAIVGVLGKKAVDVGLGIAAYGTGVGAGQAFFAEAIGTFILAFIVFGAIDRRAAGGFAGLAIGLGVFAIIIPVAPATAASINPARTLGPMITGELFNGTVHWDQLPVYLAAEVIGAVAAGVLYTALNAHRKAAAATAAENRAAQPASAEGALS
- the dhaK gene encoding dihydroxyacetone kinase subunit DhaK, whose protein sequence is MKKLINAPEAVLDEALAGIAAAHPELKVDAENKVIARADGTRTGKVALISGGGSGHEPLHGGFVGLGMLDAACPGEVFTSPVPGQMLTAAQAVNGGAGVLFIVKNYTGDVLNFQMAAELAAEEGITVETVLVDDDVAVKDSTWTAGRRGTGATVFVEKIAGALAEKGADLAAVAEMGKRVNAASRSFAVALTACTTPASGKPGFDLPEDEVEVGVGIHGEPGRTREKLRPAKEIVATALDAILADQPLIAGDETIVMVNGLGGTPLIELYVVFNDVAAALADKGIVMARNLVGNYVTSLDMAGVSITVCKADADMLSLWDAPVNTPALRWGA